The following are from one region of the Mesorhizobium sp. B4-1-4 genome:
- a CDS encoding TRAP transporter small permease subunit yields the protein MAGLLALSRTIDRINEFIGRWISWLILLAILVSAANAVIRKVFDTSSNAWLELQWYLFGAAFMLAAAYTLKQNEHIRIDIVYGLFPRRVQHWIDLFGHVFFLMPFVTLMVFYFVPYVSLSFHSGEMSTNAGGLIVWPAKAILLAGFFLLALQGVSEIIKKIAIMRGAMEDPNPFISAHEQAELEAKALVEETKALGEVRS from the coding sequence ATGGCAGGGCTTCTTGCTCTATCCAGGACGATCGACCGTATCAACGAGTTCATCGGCCGGTGGATTTCATGGCTGATCCTGCTGGCGATCCTGGTCAGCGCCGCCAATGCCGTCATCCGCAAGGTGTTCGACACCTCGTCCAACGCCTGGCTGGAGCTGCAATGGTACCTGTTCGGCGCCGCCTTCATGCTGGCCGCCGCCTATACGCTGAAGCAGAACGAGCATATCCGCATCGACATCGTCTACGGCCTGTTCCCGCGGCGCGTACAGCACTGGATCGACCTCTTTGGCCACGTCTTCTTCCTGATGCCGTTCGTGACGCTGATGGTGTTCTATTTCGTGCCTTACGTATCTCTGTCGTTCCACAGCGGCGAAATGTCGACCAATGCCGGCGGGCTGATCGTCTGGCCGGCGAAAGCGATCCTGCTTGCCGGCTTCTTCCTACTGGCGCTGCAGGGCGTTTCCGAGATCATCAAGAAGATCGCCATCATGCGCGGGGCCATGGAGGATCCCAATCCCTTCATATCGGCGCATGAACAGGCGGAACTCGAAGCCAAGGCGCTCGTGGAAGAGACCAAGGCGCTTGGCGAGGTGCGCTCGTGA
- a CDS encoding branched-chain amino acid ABC transporter permease codes for MLYFFQQVLNGLHSGALYALLAFGYVLTNGILHRTNLAYGALFAFCGQAMILTVAFGYQVLWLTVLASVLLGILAAFLYAALISHVLSRSVFEPLADRSPNAIVVTTLGILLVLSEASRIAADTHDLWLPPLLAQPIVFAEGSGFKATLTLIQTLDCAAVLAAVALATWAFARSSFGRSWRAVSDDPRAAAMCGIDVRGVFRRAVLFGGFCAALAGVMASLYYGNVGFGSGLVYGLKILFVTAVGGYLSPPRAALGAAVFGMAESLWAGYFPVEWRDPWMYLFLVTMLILVGAGRDAGKAV; via the coding sequence ATGCTCTATTTCTTCCAGCAGGTGCTGAACGGGCTGCATTCAGGCGCGCTCTATGCATTGCTGGCCTTCGGCTACGTGCTGACCAACGGCATCCTGCACCGCACCAACCTCGCCTATGGCGCGCTGTTCGCCTTCTGTGGCCAGGCCATGATCCTGACCGTCGCCTTCGGCTACCAGGTGCTATGGCTGACGGTGTTGGCGTCGGTGCTGCTCGGCATCCTCGCCGCGTTCCTCTATGCCGCGCTCATCAGCCATGTGCTGTCGCGGAGCGTCTTCGAACCGTTGGCCGACCGCTCGCCCAATGCCATCGTGGTGACCACGCTCGGTATCCTGCTCGTCCTGTCTGAAGCGAGCCGCATCGCAGCCGACACGCATGATCTGTGGCTGCCGCCATTGTTGGCCCAGCCCATCGTTTTCGCCGAAGGCTCCGGCTTCAAAGCGACGCTGACGCTGATCCAGACGCTCGACTGCGCGGCGGTCCTGGCGGCGGTCGCACTCGCCACCTGGGCGTTTGCCCGCTCCAGCTTCGGACGATCCTGGCGCGCTGTCTCCGACGATCCAAGGGCTGCCGCCATGTGCGGCATCGACGTGCGCGGCGTATTCCGGCGCGCCGTCCTGTTTGGCGGTTTCTGCGCCGCGCTGGCCGGTGTCATGGCCAGTCTCTACTATGGCAATGTCGGCTTTGGCTCCGGCCTCGTCTATGGCCTGAAAATCCTCTTTGTGACAGCGGTCGGCGGTTATCTGTCGCCGCCACGGGCCGCGCTCGGCGCAGCCGTCTTCGGCATGGCCGAATCGCTATGGGCTGGCTATTTCCCGGTCGAATGGCGCGATCCCTGGATGTACCTGTTCCTGGTGACCATGCTGATCCTGGTCGGCGCCGGCCGGGACGCCGGCAAGGCCGTCTGA
- a CDS encoding CGNR zinc finger domain-containing protein yields the protein MTVAWTPHRFTGGLLALDTANTVVLRGDPRRTFDRFEDPAEITRFADAASGFRAAELGGRRLAVSSPVAVAPVVLSIREATDRLFRGAVSKGAVATADLPEFLQACAEGLAGSHTEIGVPGRPFGNPATPIAFEAALAVSALSLLRDDTVARLRICPNCTWLFVDRSRNSSRLWCDMAVCGNRQKASRHYRRRRMAASEVKDA from the coding sequence ATGACAGTTGCCTGGACTCCACACCGCTTCACGGGCGGCCTGCTCGCGCTCGACACGGCGAACACCGTCGTGCTGCGTGGCGATCCGCGGCGCACCTTCGATCGCTTCGAAGATCCCGCCGAAATCACGCGCTTTGCCGACGCGGCCAGCGGCTTTCGCGCCGCCGAGCTTGGCGGCAGGCGGCTGGCGGTGTCCTCGCCGGTCGCAGTCGCGCCCGTCGTGCTGTCGATCCGCGAGGCGACCGACCGGCTGTTTCGCGGCGCGGTGTCGAAGGGCGCGGTCGCTACGGCCGACCTGCCCGAATTCCTGCAGGCCTGTGCCGAGGGGCTGGCCGGCAGCCACACCGAGATCGGTGTGCCGGGAAGGCCCTTCGGGAATCCCGCGACGCCGATCGCCTTCGAGGCGGCGCTGGCGGTTTCAGCGCTTTCGCTGCTGCGTGACGACACGGTCGCGAGGCTCAGGATTTGTCCCAACTGCACCTGGCTGTTCGTCGACAGAAGCCGCAATTCCAGCCGCCTCTGGTGCGACATGGCGGTGTGCGGCAACCGCCAGAAGGCAAGTCGTCACTATCGCCGCCGCCGCATGGCGGCCAGTGAGGTCAAGGATGCCTAG
- a CDS encoding indolepyruvate ferredoxin oxidoreductase family protein, with translation MTLHDVALDDKFDLGKERIFLSGAQAVIRLLLMQRERDRRAGLNTAGFVSGYRGSPLGGLDMQLWKAKKQLAGADIVFQPGLNEELAATACWGSQQTELLGEGTHDGVFSVWYGKGPGVDRSGDVFRHANLAGSSKHGGVLALMGDDHMAESSTNAHATEFLFVDAMVPILNPAGVQEIIDYGLYGFAMSRFAGTWAAIKCVKDNIESTASVDASLERLNIVVPEFDMPPGGLNIRHEIDMLGQEERLHEYKRAAASAFIHANGLNRIVYSGGRNPKLGIITLGKSYLDVRQALEDIGIDEAAANRIGVRLFKVGCPWPLDLHHIAEFARGLDTIIVVEEKRSLIEVQLREGLYGTASQPVIVGKKDERGDWLFPAKGALDPNEIAIALGERIVKTIGASEEISARVAKLRQFQAMLADASDIGSRTPFFCSGCPHNSSTKVPDGSIAAAGIGCHFMALWMDRNTLGFTAMGGEGAQWVGQAPFSKRDHIFQNLGDGTYNHSGTLAIRFALSSEANITYKILYNDAVAMTGGQPHEGGLTVDMIARQVRAEGVDRIAIVTDEPDKYGGKAEFPAGATIHHRDDLDLVQRELRDVKGVSILLYDQTCAAEKRRRRKRGTFPDPDKRVFINELVCEGCGDCGVQSNCVSIQPVETEFGRKRKIDQSSCNKDFSCVNGFCPSFVTVHGAKIRKAEGLAGKTDPLDGVPMPAEFPLGAEGWAAIIDGVGGTGVVTVGAVLGMAAHLEDKGCGMIDMAGLAQKGGSVFTHVRIARTPDDIHAIRVSAGKADLVLGCDLVVSGAKKVLTAVREGHTIFLANTAEIMPGEFARSADFSLPVERLKKAIRAAAGDEKAHFFDATRTATTLFGNSLGANMFMLGFAFQHGGLPLSAEAIEKAIELNGEAVAMNIAAFRWGRRAAHQPDFVRGLITKPGKVTQAAAIAETLDEIIARRVTFLTGYQNAAYGKRYADRISALRAAETKAIPGSTVVTAAAAKSLFKLMAIKDEYEVARLYTDGSFAAELGKQFQSYEKLEFHLAPPIMGRRGNDGKPRKSSFGPWMMKGFRLLAAMKGLRGTAFDPFGYTGERRMERQLLAQYEADLELVARSLAPGKAEAAVALVSVPALIRGYGHVRQASAERAAGERQRLLERLAAAPARPELQAAE, from the coding sequence ATGACGCTGCATGATGTCGCGCTCGACGACAAGTTCGACCTCGGGAAGGAGCGCATCTTCCTGTCCGGCGCGCAGGCGGTCATCCGCTTGCTCCTGATGCAGCGTGAGCGCGACCGCCGCGCTGGTCTCAACACCGCCGGTTTCGTTTCCGGCTATCGCGGTTCGCCGCTCGGCGGCCTCGACATGCAGCTGTGGAAGGCGAAGAAGCAACTTGCCGGGGCCGATATCGTCTTCCAGCCCGGCCTCAACGAAGAGCTTGCCGCCACCGCGTGCTGGGGATCGCAGCAGACGGAATTGCTGGGCGAGGGCACCCATGATGGTGTCTTTTCGGTCTGGTACGGCAAGGGGCCGGGCGTCGATCGTTCAGGCGACGTGTTCCGCCACGCCAATCTCGCTGGTTCGTCGAAGCATGGCGGCGTGCTCGCGCTCATGGGCGACGACCATATGGCCGAATCCTCGACCAATGCGCATGCCACCGAATTCCTGTTCGTCGACGCCATGGTGCCGATCCTCAATCCGGCTGGGGTCCAGGAGATCATCGATTACGGCCTCTATGGCTTTGCCATGTCGCGTTTCGCCGGCACCTGGGCGGCGATCAAATGCGTCAAGGACAACATCGAATCGACGGCCTCTGTCGATGCTTCGCTCGAGCGGTTGAACATCGTCGTGCCGGAGTTCGACATGCCGCCGGGCGGCCTCAACATCCGCCACGAAATCGACATGCTCGGCCAGGAGGAGCGGCTGCACGAATACAAGCGCGCAGCCGCCTCCGCCTTCATCCATGCCAACGGGTTGAACCGCATCGTCTATTCGGGTGGCCGCAACCCGAAGCTCGGCATCATCACGCTGGGCAAGAGCTATCTCGATGTCCGCCAGGCGCTGGAGGATATCGGAATCGACGAGGCGGCCGCCAACCGCATCGGCGTGCGGCTGTTCAAGGTCGGCTGCCCCTGGCCGCTGGACCTGCATCATATTGCGGAGTTTGCACGCGGCCTCGACACCATCATCGTCGTCGAGGAGAAGCGCTCGCTGATCGAGGTGCAACTTCGCGAAGGCCTCTACGGCACCGCCTCGCAGCCGGTTATCGTCGGCAAGAAAGACGAGCGCGGCGACTGGCTGTTCCCGGCCAAGGGCGCGCTCGACCCCAACGAGATCGCGATTGCCCTTGGCGAGAGGATCGTCAAAACCATCGGTGCGTCTGAAGAGATCTCGGCGCGGGTGGCGAAGCTGCGACAGTTCCAGGCGATGCTGGCGGACGCCAGCGATATCGGTTCGCGCACGCCCTTCTTCTGTTCCGGCTGTCCGCACAATTCCTCGACCAAGGTGCCGGACGGCTCGATCGCCGCCGCCGGCATCGGCTGCCATTTCATGGCGCTGTGGATGGACCGCAACACCCTGGGCTTCACGGCCATGGGCGGAGAGGGCGCGCAATGGGTCGGTCAGGCACCGTTCTCCAAGCGTGACCACATCTTCCAGAACCTCGGCGACGGCACCTACAACCATTCCGGTACGCTGGCGATCCGCTTTGCACTGTCGAGCGAAGCCAACATCACCTACAAGATCCTCTATAACGACGCTGTCGCCATGACCGGCGGCCAGCCGCATGAGGGCGGCCTGACGGTGGACATGATCGCCAGGCAGGTACGGGCCGAAGGCGTCGACCGCATCGCCATCGTCACCGACGAGCCCGACAAATATGGCGGCAAGGCCGAATTCCCGGCTGGTGCCACAATTCACCACCGCGACGACCTCGATCTCGTCCAGCGCGAGCTGCGCGACGTCAAGGGCGTTTCGATCCTGCTCTACGACCAGACCTGTGCCGCCGAAAAACGCCGCCGCCGCAAGCGCGGCACCTTTCCTGATCCTGACAAGCGCGTCTTCATCAACGAGCTGGTCTGCGAGGGCTGCGGCGATTGCGGCGTGCAGTCGAACTGCGTCTCCATCCAGCCGGTCGAGACCGAATTCGGCCGCAAGCGCAAGATCGACCAGTCGAGCTGCAACAAGGATTTCTCTTGCGTCAACGGCTTCTGCCCGTCCTTCGTCACCGTGCACGGCGCCAAGATCCGCAAGGCTGAAGGATTGGCCGGCAAGACCGATCCGCTCGACGGCGTGCCCATGCCCGCCGAATTCCCGCTGGGCGCGGAGGGCTGGGCGGCGATCATCGACGGTGTCGGCGGCACCGGCGTCGTCACCGTGGGTGCCGTGCTCGGCATGGCCGCCCATCTCGAGGACAAGGGCTGCGGCATGATCGACATGGCCGGCCTCGCCCAGAAGGGTGGCTCGGTGTTCACCCATGTCCGCATCGCCCGCACGCCGGACGACATCCATGCCATCCGCGTCTCCGCCGGCAAGGCCGATCTCGTGCTTGGCTGCGACCTCGTCGTGTCGGGCGCCAAGAAAGTGCTGACCGCTGTCCGCGAGGGACATACGATCTTCCTCGCCAACACCGCCGAGATCATGCCTGGCGAGTTTGCCCGGTCGGCCGATTTCTCCTTGCCTGTCGAACGGCTGAAGAAGGCGATCCGTGCCGCCGCCGGCGACGAGAAGGCGCATTTCTTCGACGCCACCCGCACCGCCACCACCCTATTCGGCAATTCGCTCGGCGCCAACATGTTCATGCTTGGCTTTGCCTTTCAGCATGGCGGCCTGCCGTTGTCGGCGGAAGCCATTGAAAAGGCTATCGAATTGAACGGCGAAGCGGTGGCGATGAACATCGCCGCCTTCCGCTGGGGCCGCCGCGCCGCACACCAGCCGGATTTTGTGCGCGGTCTCATCACCAAGCCCGGCAAGGTGACGCAGGCAGCTGCGATTGCCGAGACGCTGGACGAGATCATTGCCCGCCGTGTCACCTTCCTGACCGGGTATCAGAACGCCGCCTACGGCAAGCGTTATGCCGACAGGATTTCGGCACTGCGGGCGGCCGAAACGAAGGCCATACCGGGTTCGACCGTTGTGACCGCGGCGGCCGCCAAAAGTCTGTTCAAGCTGATGGCGATCAAGGACGAATACGAGGTGGCGCGGCTCTATACCGACGGCTCCTTCGCCGCCGAGCTTGGAAAGCAGTTCCAGAGCTACGAGAAACTCGAATTCCATCTCGCGCCACCCATCATGGGACGGCGCGGCAATGACGGCAAACCGAGGAAATCGAGCTTCGGCCCGTGGATGATGAAGGGTTTTCGCCTGCTTGCGGCGATGAAGGGGCTGCGTGGCACCGCTTTCGACCCGTTCGGGTACACCGGCGAACGGCGCATGGAACGGCAATTGCTGGCTCAATATGAGGCCGACCTGGAATTGGTCGCCAGGTCGCTGGCGCCGGGCAAGGCCGAGGCGGCGGTCGCCCTCGTTTCGGTCCCCGCGCTCATCCGTGGCTACGGCCATGTCCGGCAAGCCAGTGCCGAAAGGGCCGCAGGCGAGCGTCAAAGGCTGCTCGAACGCTTGGCGGCGGCGCCGGCAAGGCCCGAGCTTCAGGCCGCCGAATGA
- a CDS encoding putative bifunctional diguanylate cyclase/phosphodiesterase, with amino-acid sequence MGKTKTDNIPVDVYIQFVRSLFDNAHMLVIGALCHAVISLMVYWRNGQPIFLALAGALLGIGVWRYFSLRRFHRSGGEMRDAADATKWEREYILKGSLQGLLLGFFCFISIYVYSDSYAEIGALSVTLASLVTVVGRNYGSPRMVMIFAVTFVGPIAAALILRFDIPYVVLGLLIIPFMFIIKGSADHVRNVLFSAVVGHKQARQIAQRFNRALNTMSHGLVMLGPDGKVVVGNAEAARLMSLKSPDQLLGRSIHSLLLRGVAGGMLAPKDCRYVEAQLTRALREGRDRKVLVSFSNGQHFEFSAREGNQELGVITFEDVTARVEAEDKIRFMARYDNLTGLPNRAYFHELVGESMASGERDRLCGLAVVDLDDFKSVNDTLGHPVGDGLIYAVAERLAAIAGRGITVSRFGGDEFMMFFDRIEDESHLASLLDQIFADLQGEVDVAGHGLRIQASAGAVLSKVDETDVDAMIVKADLALYKAKELGKNGWRLFEAAMDAAFRNRQLMKADLRTAVEGKGLRVVYQPIVAMNTMRIASCEALCRWDHPDLGPISPSVFIPLAEEMGIISEISTFVLQAACAECAKWPDQTSVSVNLSARDFRNGDIIRKVRDALDSSGLAAGRLEIEVTETALLDDKSLTRQYIEELKHLGVRIALDDFGTGYSSLSYLHKLPLDKIKIDRSFVMDVTQNPRSLELLKGVVNLTRILGLTVTIEGVETFEQLKILLHSVKPDLVQGFLFGAALSASGIEAMSNATWPFAAELQPAAKRAAT; translated from the coding sequence ATGGGCAAAACAAAAACCGATAACATCCCAGTGGATGTTTATATCCAGTTTGTGCGCTCGTTGTTCGACAACGCGCATATGCTGGTCATCGGCGCGCTTTGCCACGCTGTAATCAGCCTCATGGTCTACTGGCGCAACGGCCAGCCTATTTTCCTGGCTCTGGCCGGCGCGCTGCTCGGCATCGGCGTCTGGCGCTACTTCAGCCTGCGGCGGTTCCATCGCTCGGGCGGCGAGATGCGCGACGCCGCCGATGCAACGAAGTGGGAGCGCGAATACATCCTGAAGGGCAGCCTTCAAGGGCTGTTGCTGGGGTTCTTTTGCTTCATTTCCATCTATGTCTACTCTGACTCCTATGCCGAGATCGGGGCGCTTTCGGTAACGCTTGCCTCCCTGGTGACTGTGGTCGGCCGAAATTACGGCTCGCCTCGCATGGTCATGATCTTCGCGGTCACCTTCGTCGGGCCGATCGCCGCTGCACTCATTCTCAGGTTCGACATCCCCTACGTCGTGCTTGGCCTGCTGATCATCCCCTTCATGTTCATCATCAAGGGCAGCGCCGACCATGTCCGCAACGTGCTGTTTTCGGCCGTCGTAGGGCACAAGCAGGCGAGGCAGATCGCGCAGCGCTTCAACCGCGCCCTCAACACCATGTCGCATGGCCTGGTCATGCTCGGGCCCGACGGCAAGGTGGTCGTCGGCAATGCCGAGGCTGCCCGTCTGATGTCGCTCAAATCGCCGGACCAACTGCTGGGACGGTCGATTCATTCACTGCTGCTGCGCGGCGTTGCCGGCGGCATGCTGGCGCCGAAGGACTGCCGCTACGTCGAGGCGCAGCTGACGCGTGCGCTGCGCGAGGGCCGCGACCGCAAGGTGCTGGTTTCCTTTTCCAACGGTCAGCACTTTGAATTCTCTGCCCGCGAAGGCAACCAGGAATTGGGGGTCATCACTTTTGAAGACGTCACGGCGCGTGTCGAGGCGGAGGACAAGATCCGTTTCATGGCGCGCTACGACAACCTCACCGGCCTGCCAAACCGCGCCTATTTCCATGAGCTGGTCGGCGAATCGATGGCTTCCGGCGAGCGTGATCGCCTGTGCGGCCTGGCCGTGGTCGACCTTGACGATTTCAAGAGCGTCAACGACACCCTCGGCCATCCCGTCGGCGATGGCCTGATCTATGCCGTCGCCGAGCGGCTCGCGGCCATCGCCGGGCGCGGCATTACCGTCAGCCGTTTCGGTGGTGACGAATTCATGATGTTCTTCGACCGCATCGAGGACGAAAGCCACCTGGCCAGCCTGCTCGACCAGATTTTCGCCGACCTGCAGGGTGAGGTCGACGTCGCGGGTCATGGGTTGCGGATCCAGGCCAGTGCCGGCGCGGTGCTGTCCAAAGTCGATGAAACCGATGTCGACGCCATGATCGTCAAGGCGGACCTGGCGCTTTACAAGGCCAAGGAGCTCGGCAAGAACGGCTGGCGACTGTTCGAGGCCGCCATGGATGCCGCGTTCCGCAACCGTCAGCTGATGAAGGCGGATTTGCGCACCGCCGTGGAAGGCAAGGGCCTGCGGGTCGTCTACCAGCCGATCGTGGCGATGAACACCATGCGCATCGCCAGCTGCGAGGCGCTGTGCCGCTGGGACCATCCCGATCTCGGGCCGATTTCGCCTAGCGTCTTCATTCCGCTGGCCGAGGAGATGGGCATCATCTCCGAGATCAGCACCTTCGTACTCCAGGCGGCCTGCGCCGAATGCGCCAAGTGGCCCGACCAGACCAGCGTCTCGGTCAATCTTTCCGCCAGGGATTTCCGCAACGGCGACATCATCCGCAAGGTGCGCGATGCGCTTGACTCTTCCGGGCTCGCCGCCGGCCGGCTCGAGATCGAAGTCACCGAAACCGCCCTGCTCGACGACAAGTCCCTGACGCGCCAATATATCGAGGAACTGAAACACCTCGGCGTGCGCATCGCCCTCGACGATTTCGGCACCGGCTATTCAAGCCTGAGCTACCTCCACAAGCTGCCGCTCGACAAGATCAAGATCGACCGGTCGTTCGTGATGGACGTCACCCAGAATCCACGGTCGCTCGAGCTGTTGAAGGGCGTCGTCAACCTGACCCGTATCCTGGGTCTCACCGTCACCATCGAAGGCGTGGAGACGTTCGAGCAGCTCAAGATCCTGCTGCATTCGGTGAAGCCGGATCTTGTCCAAGGCTTCCTGTTCGGCGCGGCGCTCAGCGCGTCGGGCATCGAAGCCATGTCCAATGCGACCTGGCCCTTCGCTGCGGAATTGCAGCCGGCTGCAAAGCGCGCCGCCACCTGA
- a CDS encoding N-acyl amino acid synthase FeeM domain-containing protein — MENKLLDKPVAAATGRDKNRPSVFSDHIMDVLEHVEYRLCDGAEDLEAIYRLRYNSYIHAGMVKPDASRMVKDDFDDLPNSYRFGVFFDGALVSTIRIHYASARCPVSPSTDVFGDVLARRLAAGETFVDPSRFAADLEWSSSLRVLPYVTLRLAVVACSHFKPTYCLTAIKEEHSAFYHRIFRSEQAVPPRNYPGLTVPVHLFQSKCSENMQATLDRFPFFNSTAFEQRMLFQRPKRGELAPLTILPTAKYFEAA, encoded by the coding sequence ATGGAAAACAAGTTGTTGGATAAACCCGTTGCGGCGGCTACGGGCAGGGACAAGAATCGCCCCTCGGTCTTCTCAGATCACATCATGGATGTGCTGGAGCATGTGGAGTATCGCCTTTGCGATGGCGCCGAGGATCTTGAGGCGATCTACAGGCTTCGCTACAACTCCTATATTCACGCCGGCATGGTGAAGCCGGATGCCTCCCGCATGGTGAAAGACGACTTCGACGACCTGCCCAATTCCTATCGCTTTGGCGTTTTCTTCGATGGCGCACTCGTCAGCACCATCAGAATCCACTACGCCAGCGCAAGATGTCCTGTCTCACCCAGCACCGATGTCTTCGGCGATGTGCTGGCGCGGCGCCTGGCGGCTGGCGAGACTTTCGTCGACCCAAGCCGGTTCGCCGCCGATCTTGAGTGGTCTAGCAGTCTGCGCGTGCTGCCGTATGTCACCCTGAGGCTGGCGGTGGTTGCCTGCAGCCATTTCAAGCCGACCTATTGCCTGACGGCGATCAAGGAAGAGCATTCCGCCTTCTATCATCGCATCTTCCGATCGGAGCAGGCGGTGCCTCCGCGAAATTATCCCGGACTTACCGTGCCCGTGCATCTGTTCCAGTCGAAATGCTCCGAGAACATGCAGGCGACGCTGGACCGCTTTCCATTCTTCAACTCCACTGCATTCGAGCAACGCATGCTGTTCCAACGTCCCAAGAGAGGCGAATTGGCGCCGCTCACCATCTTGCCCACCGCCAAGTATTTCGAAGCAGCCTGA
- a CDS encoding DUF3096 domain-containing protein has protein sequence MHISQLALTPLISLIAGVLILIMPRLLNYIVALYLIVVGLLGLFPHLAS, from the coding sequence ATGCATATTTCCCAGCTCGCGCTCACGCCGCTTATCTCGCTGATCGCCGGCGTGCTGATCCTCATCATGCCACGGCTGTTGAACTACATCGTCGCGCTCTACCTGATCGTCGTTGGACTGCTCGGGCTCTTCCCGCACCTTGCCAGCTGA
- a CDS encoding alpha/beta fold hydrolase, which translates to MITPRQTFDWNGATIAWGTAGCGPPIVLMHGTPFSSHVWHRVAPELARDHTLYFYDLPGYGRSEKREGQDVSLGIQNKALTAMLAFWRLDRPKIVAHDFGGATALRAHLIDGCDYDRLLLIDPVAVRPWGSPFVQHVRQHEAAFAGAPDYIQVAILKAYVLGAAARPLSDLDLEPYMAPWRGPIGQPAFYRQIAQMDQRFTDEVEPLYQNVRCPVSLLWGEEDHWISPDSGAKLAAMLPDCTLTLVPGSGHLMQEDAPEAIIGAALRFFAG; encoded by the coding sequence ATGATCACCCCCAGACAGACATTTGACTGGAACGGCGCGACCATCGCGTGGGGGACTGCCGGCTGTGGTCCTCCGATCGTGCTCATGCATGGTACGCCGTTCTCCTCGCATGTCTGGCATCGCGTCGCACCGGAACTGGCGCGCGACCATACGCTGTATTTCTATGATCTTCCCGGATATGGGCGATCCGAGAAACGGGAAGGCCAGGATGTTTCGCTGGGCATCCAGAACAAGGCGCTGACGGCGATGCTGGCCTTCTGGAGGCTCGACCGGCCCAAAATCGTCGCCCATGATTTCGGCGGCGCCACGGCGTTGCGCGCACATCTGATCGACGGCTGCGACTATGACAGATTGCTGCTGATCGATCCGGTGGCGGTGCGGCCCTGGGGCTCGCCCTTTGTCCAGCATGTCCGGCAGCATGAGGCTGCCTTCGCCGGAGCGCCGGACTACATACAGGTGGCGATCCTGAAAGCGTATGTTTTGGGCGCCGCGGCCAGGCCTTTGTCGGACCTTGACCTGGAACCCTACATGGCACCGTGGAGAGGCCCGATTGGCCAGCCGGCCTTCTATCGTCAGATCGCGCAGATGGACCAGCGCTTCACCGACGAGGTCGAACCGCTTTACCAGAACGTCCGCTGCCCGGTGAGCTTGCTGTGGGGAGAGGAAGACCACTGGATATCACCGGACAGCGGCGCGAAACTCGCGGCCATGCTGCCGGATTGCACCTTGACGCTTGTTCCAGGTTCCGGCCATCTCATGCAGGAAGACGCACCAGAGGCGATCATCGGCGCAGCCCTGCGCTTCTTCGCCGGCTGA
- a CDS encoding aa3-type cytochrome c oxidase subunit IV: MADHTPTGPVELGAKMDYAEHDRTYAGFLMLAKYGSLFCLGLLIAMAFGFFAGGFFSATILFILIMAVGAFILR; the protein is encoded by the coding sequence ATGGCTGATCATACGCCGACCGGTCCTGTAGAGCTGGGCGCGAAGATGGACTATGCCGAGCATGACCGCACCTATGCGGGCTTTCTCATGCTGGCCAAATACGGATCGCTTTTCTGCCTTGGCCTTCTCATCGCGATGGCTTTCGGCTTCTTCGCGGGCGGCTTCTTCTCGGCGACCATCCTGTTCATCCTGATCATGGCCGTCGGCGCCTTCATTCTGCGGTAG